A single region of the Cynocephalus volans isolate mCynVol1 chromosome 12, mCynVol1.pri, whole genome shotgun sequence genome encodes:
- the TAS2R8 gene encoding LOW QUALITY PROTEIN: taste receptor type 2 member 8 (The sequence of the model RefSeq protein was modified relative to this genomic sequence to represent the inferred CDS: inserted 6 bases in 4 codons; substituted 3 bases at 3 genomic stop codons) yields the protein MSSLCNLIGFLSTYIFSTKNNIFTIIITGKLIKVMVRNGYIGLVNRIDXIXKKMISIDSILINLAVSGMXLICVMALNSIIMILYADVYKNNKXIVIYTFWTLANYLSMWLATCLDVFCFFKIANFSHPLFLWLKWRIDRVVHGVLLGGFTTALLIGLIIAVVLSCNYGFPETAKHKTNTTVMFHVSTIQCFDPLTLFNLFAIVPVTASLLSFFLLIMSPWRHTKPMKLSAAGFRDPSAEAHVKAMKTVTSFXFFPFIYYVVSFLMTVSCLMRXKLAMMFGEIVAILYPLGHSLILINVNDKLRQXHVRMLTCRKIAFMM from the exons GGTTTTCTCTCTACATACATTTTCAGTACTAAAAACAACATCTTTACCATTATAATAACTGGAAAACTCATAAAAGTAATGGTGCGGAATGGATACATTGGACTAGTCAACCGGATTGACtgaatttagaagaaaatgatCTCAATTGACTCCATTCTCATCAATTTAGCTGTCTCCGGAATGTGATTGATCTGTGTAATGGCACTAAACAGCATTATAATGATACTCTATGCAGacgtttataaaaataataa gatcgtCATTTATACCTTCTGGACTCTTGCCAACTATTTAAGTATGTGGCTTGCCACCTGCCTCGATGTCTTCTGTTTTTTCAAGATAGCCAATTTCTCTCATCCACTTTTTCTCTGGCTGAAGTGGAGAATTGACAGGGTGGTTCACGGGGTCCTGCTGGGGGGCTTCACCACTGCCTTGTTGATCGGCCTTATAATAGCAGTGGTTCTGAGTTGTAATTATGGGTTTCCTGAAACtgcaaaacataaaacaaataccACTGTAATGTTCCATGTAAGTACAATTCAATGCTTCGACCCATTGACTCTCTTTAACCTCTTTGCAATTGTCCCGGTTACTGCGTCTCTgctctcatttttccttttaataatgtCCCCGTGGAGACATACTAAGCCAATGAAACTCAGCGCTGCAGGCTTTAGAGACCCCAGTGCAGAGGCCCATGTAAAAGCCATGAAAACTGTGAcgtctt tcttcttcccttttataTACTATGTGGTTTCTTTTTTGATGACCGTTAGCTGTCTTATGA GAAAGTTAGCTATGATGTTTGGAGAAATAGTAGCAATTCTTTATCCCTTGGGTCACtcacttattttaattaatgtaaatgACAAACTGAGGCA GCATGTCAGGATGCTGACATGTAGAAAAATAGCCTTCATGATGTAA